CCATTCCGGTTGAATAGCTGATGTTCAGCGAGCACGGGCGAATCGATGTAGCACCGGCTCTCGTTCATAGCGACAACAGCAATAACAGCAACATTTCAACCTACGTTAATTTGTTCGCTGCGTTGACatctgaaataataaattaaaatctgATGTtagcatttttatattttttatttttgttcgtCTTTCTTATTTCACAATCTCCGTTAATACAAACTTAATCTCTGTTAACTTTGAAAATATGCATTACTCACTTACTCTTTTTTcaattagaattatttattataaaattatcaaaaagtATGTTTGgaacataatatacatatacacagaaTACATACGcatgaaagaggaaaaaagaatggTTCCGACCGGAATCGAACCGGCGATCTTCTGCGTGTAAAGCAGACGTGATAACCACTACACCACGGAACCTCGATGTATGGTTCGACTTTATATTCAAAGtcacaaatatttgtatttttatatttttatgagtaTTAATTAAAGGAATAGAGCTTGgactgaaatttatttcatctgcTTTTGCATATTATAGTTTGCATATTTTTAGTTTATCATAATCTCCTATATCGCGATTCAAAGCATCGACAATTAAGCGTGTAAAGCGTAGTAAAGTGTGTTTGAATGGCTTTAGCCATTATTCGAGAAGAAACGGTGATAGATGATAGATGATAGATTGTAATACCAGAGCTATAGTTCGCTTACAATTAAAAGTAATTGGAATCGATCGTTGGTTTGCGTTTACAGAGAGGCGCCAGGGCGGTTTCAGTGAGTAAACCCACGCGTCACAATCGACCAAGAAACGTTATGAGTAATATTCGTAAATGCATTAAGTAACCTTCCATAATGGTCGGTTGATCTGCATATGTTATGCACGAGAAAGTTCATTCCTTCGCCCACTGCGACAACTACCAACAATGCACATATATCCGGAGAGGTCTAGACGAAGGCAGGAGAGTGTGAGTGTCTATATAAATCGCTAAGATGGTAGACGTAGCATAATTAGATATACGATGTAGGACATGAATGCAAATAGTGTTTCGTGAGTGCAATGTGATTCATGTTTAAGAAAcagtgtaaaataaaaataattaatcgtaCTTCGCGTTACGATTGTGTTTATAGATACCGTGTATTATTAGGTAGCGCGAGAAAATTTCGCCAGTTTTACACAGTAAGAATATAACAATTTATATCTATATCccgattaattaatattactcaCAAAGATTTTTTGATTTTCAAAATGTACGAGGTcatcgataaaattttattttattacgatgTGCTACAGATGTTATACATTGCAGTTTCAAGAGCGTATAACCGTTTAACCGTCAGTTCTATTTTGACCTCTATAGAAGTTAGGAAGTAGAATATTTACGAGGACATGTATGGCTTGGTACACGATACAGTGTCCCGGAGAATGATGGGGAACGTGAGTTATATGCGAGGAAAGGCTATGACGATACCGTGACGAGCACAGCTGGTTGTCAGGTGTGCACTGGGATTCTATTGATTCCATCACAAATGAAGTATAAGCGCCCGTTACCATTTCGAATGCTTTCACTTTATGTATTCCTATGTATCTATTCGTTTACAACATATGGCACGTATGTCTTTATCATTATGTAGAAAATGGAATATAAAGAGTACATTTTTATAACCTTCTAATCGCATAATAAACTATGTAGTTTTCATTCttcaaaaatatgtatttgcatAAACCTTCATAGTCTAGTAATAATAGCCATTAGCAGAGAGTTTGGGTAAATATACTGAACGGCGTAAAACTGCGAGTTTTAATGCATGCAACTTTTTTAATATCACTTGCGAAATGTGTGGGCGAGCGTTATCATGCAAACCTCATCTTACGTGTCATTCTCGCATGTCACTCTGCTATCAAACCGGCGATATGTATAACAGTAGCTTATGGTATTACAAAGCCATCTTCTGTAAAAGCGGACGGAATAAGCGACCGAATAACTATGTAGCTTATAGTAGCAGTTCTTGGTATTCTGTAGCTTCGACACAATGGGACACAATAAGATTGTAACGTTACGATGGATGAGCCCTGTCACCATATTATTTGTCACCGTGCGATTGAATAGATAACAAGATACACGATATACAACGAGGCTCGAGTGAACAGAGTGTAATTCTTTCTGAATCGCTATATAGCACGAAAACTAATTTCTTCGTATAAGAACATTTCCCTTTTACATAtgtcgatgaaaatattttatctttcgtGAAAGTTGAAATCTTCGAAAGAATATTAAACATCGAAACAAAAACTATTTATCCGGTTAATTAAAAAGTCTTGTGAATTTATATCAACGAGTTTTATCCCGTTATGGCTGCGTAAGAGAATTTATCAATAGTAGTCACCTATATCTTTTAATTTGTAACGTTATTAGGAGGGTCGAGATGTTCAAATACTTATGGCCAACAGTGTACGTTGATTactctatatttaaaaaattgcaattaccGATTATATCTAAAGAGTTTTGTGTGTCCCCTTTTCAAGTACTTTTAGAGCCCTTTTCAGAGAGGGAGGAAGACGGTCCCTATAGTGAGCGGTAAGCGAAGTTTGGCAACGGTGTGGAACTTCCTCCAAGTCTGACTCTTCGGTCATCGAACCGTTACAACCAAACTTACTCTTTGGAAAGTCCTCATTTACGACATATCCTTAAGTCACCGAGGACGAGCCACGAATTTCTAAAAACTACCTAAGCCACACTAATTGCCTTTGCCGAGATGGAGTGTTGATATATGTaagcaataaaaagaaatcctTGACCTCAAAAATCGTGATCGTTTCATAAATCATGCCAATGAGCATACCTGacgattaatttcttcgttCTAGCTTGTTTCCTGGTTGAAAGTTCAATGTTCAAACCGAAGTTggtaattatttgtaatttagaacctttttctttcttcaaactcttttataattcatttagtAAATTCAAGTTGGCAAACTAAATAATCGACTTGTAATTGTTTGCTATGTAACTGGATTTACAAATTAGAGaatacgaataatttatttagtagttttatttaaaaattggtAAAAAAGGAATCCATAATGAAAGCGTTTTCTctaagatttaaatatttgcatttGTTTGTATACTTCAAATTCCATCTTTGTGGATTTAATGGTTTTAAATAATAACTAAAAATAGTAGCcgcattaattttataatactacTTTCGCTAGTTTCGATGATTATTTAacgtattttacatatttatgtactttatatataaaagataacgTAATGACGCCTAAGGTATAATTTGTATACTGGAAGATTAAAAATCGGAAATTTATGCATAGCAGAAAATAATATATGTCTATGCAGAGTCAATTGCTCCGTTATGGAAGCGTATATCTCCAACCGTTCTTATCTcaaaatacgtaaaatttatACTATTGAAGATTACGAGTTTAAGAAGCAAGCGCAACGTCTTTTTGCTTGTTTCGCTTATCGGATTAAGTTCTCCGCTACACGGTGCGTCGTACAACGTGTTGCATAGACACCCTTCAAATGGTTTCTTTCTAGTcgtcatacatatgtatacatatatatatatatatatacacactttTCTAAATGTCACTGTCAAAGAAGTTATTGTACAAACGGAAAATAGCACGAATCATTTTCTGCTCCAACGTAATAACTTGTTACAGTACAATGTTGTATATCGCAACGTCAAGTGAGAAAATATTGAtgataaatattggaaattttcaatatttattttacgattaaacGTTTTATTCTTCCATGTATGAATACAAGCGATAATTGGAGTCCTACGATTCGAAAAACGTTTCCgatttttctatcgttttagCCAGAGAAACAGTTACATAGTGCGAAAAAACGAAGCACTTCTGACTTCTCGCTTCTTGCATTCTGCTTCCAAGGCAATTTATTTCCGGAGAACTAAACGAAGTTACTCAGCACAAGAAAGAGCAGCGTTACAACGAGGAGTATACTCGATACAAGGCCATAAAACAGTCAATTGTTAGAAACGTGTTGAGTTTGTGGTTGTCACGCGATCGTCaattgataaaagaaaaagaaaaaaggataatTTTCCATAACAAATTACATGTTACAAAGAAGGTGGAAACAGTACTCCATTACGTATTTCTTGCACGTGTCATTCTATTCTTCATACACGTATTTCTACTTTATTTACTGTTTAAAGAAGCATTATACAATAATTTCAAAAAAGTGAAAGAATCGCTTGCACATGTACAATGGCGAGTATGTAAATAGAAACATCTTGAAACATTGAAAGCATAGGACGTGgtaagataataattttttatgaaaatattaattatactacaatttttctaaaaatcatGCTAAAGTTCATTCAACGGAAAAGTAGAGGATTAAATGTTTCTACATTCtgcatatataaatatcacaACTTGAAACTAGTTTAAGGTGATATTTACGAACTGGTTAGGCTTCTATGCCCGTATGCAGATTCGTTGGAATAAtctgaaataaatatctttatatttttaacaaatttcttaaacaattaatttacattataccGTTTTGTGCATAATTTTGTCTTCTGAATGattatgatgttatacgttccAGTGCGTAAACTAACCGCACTAAAGCCAGAAATATGTTTCATGAAAGTTGTTTCTTTCCCTTGCATCTTTTATTTCACTATTTGGTTAAACGTATCTATTTTTAGTTCAAAACCTTTTTATGTTTGTACttatatttttaacgttttaaataaacaaaggaATATTTGCAATCTGTAAGCTTATATAATTTAACGTTGCGAAAAAAAGGCGTTAACGAGATATCTACCATTGCTTTTAACGATCAAGAAACTTGATTCTTCCACTCCAAGCAAGCAGAAAACGAAGATACACGTAACGtgcaaataaattgaaataacgGTGTACCATTACGAGTAAGCATCAAATAATCATTCTTTCATTTAGCATTGAAAGTGTTTCATTTCCCTTTTGTACGAaggataattgaaaaatatttcttctccATCCGAGTTTTACAAAATCTGCTTATTTGCGAATTACTTTTTCTTAACACTCTcttcaatttatattatttcatgaaaagaaatttccttCGACATTTCTAAGCTTGGCAAAATTTCAAAGTCTATTCGTTTCGATAAGCCTTTGATCGAGTTTTCCAACGTCAAATCCCAATTTCAAGGAAATACACGCTCACGTTTGGTATCGATTGGGTTGCTAAACTGTGCAATCGATTGACGTTGCTATCACCTTTAAACCGGCTTGTTCTCTAGCTAGTTTAATTTAGTTGCAGTCGTGTTTAAGATTTATCGAGTGCATTAATCGGAAGACGGAGAACGTAACAATCTACGTTTGATGATCGGCTTCTGTCGTTACTTAAACGATTGCATTCCGCTAGTTACGCATCAAACACGAAGCGACGTTAATCTTGTTAATCAAATCAGAAATCTTCTAAATAACTCTGTGCGTTTGCTTCAAACAGATGTACACCCCCTCCTCACTTCATAATTATCAGggctaataataatattaataataataaaattaaatgaatcaGAAAAATCATTCGCAATATTTCATAGTCccgaatttttcaaattttaatctgTTAACAGCGGAATTTAGTTTTAAAAATCCCTTACAGGGTGCGGAGTTAAAATCAAGCaatgacgagtatacacgtcgaacaCAGGGCACATGCtcctattataaattttacgacAAAAATAAAGCAGAACGAGGAATGATTGCATTTTCATTCAATAAAAAGTTGTCAATTCATTGTCGAAAAAGGTATTGTTATTAAGAACTTAAAAATTGCcagaaaataacaaaattcataaacaagaaaaattaaagaaaaaagattcaAGAAATTCAGTTGATCTCAGTATGGTATTTTATAAAGCAAGATACCGCACAAAGTGAAACTTCGCAAGTCGAGTACGAGTAACGTGACTTCTTACGGAATCGATTTTTTGAGCAGACGGCACATCATCGAAGTGGATTTGCTTTTGATGGTGTAGCTGATACAAAGCACAAAACAGTTTTGAGGATAACCAATATACGCataatcaaataatcaaacttttttttataaaatacataatatgtttactggaaatataaaagaaacgtGCCATTAAAtgtcatttatattactttttactaaaattttgagtttttatagtaaatggcaattttttatttcatacgacgagtatacacgttGAAGCCAGTTAActagttaaataaaatataaaagataaaattataaactACATCGAGCATTATATGTCACAATGACCTCGTTTATTTCTATGTATGTATGCTAGTCATTTTTAAGTATAATACTTCTAGTAGTCTTCGCGATATAGGAAAATCGTAAAGTTGGTCAAGTGTCAAAATTTACCTAGATTTTTCAAGACATCTGGATATGCGAAGTGACAGAAATCTAAGAGAGTAAGAATTTGAAATCTGGGTCAGTCAGACTACATAAAATTCTACGTGCGGCCCTGGATGTCATAGTATTAATCTACGTCGCTACTTGATGCTTGAATTTAGAATCTCTATTTGACGGTAGTTCGTACAACTATAAATCTCAGCTAGCAAGTCTTGCTTATGTAGTAGCAACATATGTAGTGATCTTACAATAGCTTAACTTAATAGATTCATAAACGACGCTTCTCAAGTTCGCATAACGCGATCTTTTTTCTGTGACAATATGTAGGTACGTATGTGCTCTCTTCGCCTTTTCTTTTAAAGAACAGGACACTCCATTACTTGTTATTCTGTTGCATAATAAATTCGCGCTCGTCATTTTTATAGATTtgggaaaatttaattttttaatgttactttaataatttacacgAATCAAATACTTGCAAATATAGTGCTAAATTCAACGTAACTAAGCATCTGGCTTTTTCTGGATTTCTCAGGTGAACTCTCGCAAAGGAAGTGAAACATTTGAATAATTAGCAACACCTGCCGACAGGTGCCGGGATGTAGAtttgttctattttctattaaatattcgaatttttaaactaTAGAACTAGGTTCTCCTGACAATAATATCATTTAACTTATGGACGATTGTCGATTTGTGTGaatcattattaattaattaacaattaaggATTAGTTAGCTAAAGGTTATGAGTTAAAAACTCGTTAAATTATGTGAATTGTTCGATAATCTTTTGCTCCTCTTCAGAAAGAGCGCTTTTATTAATAAAGTCACCAACATTCGACGCGTGCTTTTCCAACAATCGTTTTCTATCTTCTTTAATACGTTCTAGATTAGCTTCTtcgcgtttcttttcttctttagcAGTTTCCTGCGTATTAAAAATCTCTTCTTCTCGAATCTTACGTCGGGTTTCGATCAATCGAGCCAAATCCTCACGATACTGTAGCTGCATTCTACGTCTAGCCGCAGCAGTCAGTCTGGCAGTTTTCTCATCCTCTATAATTTTTCTCATAATTTCTTCTGCGAACATTCTATCTTGCTCAACAAATCGTAACTTACACTGTTCTGTGAAAACAATTTGTTCTTTCAAATTAGCCGCCAATTCCTCTCTCATCCTCTTCCTTTGAATATTTTCCACTTCCTCTTTCAGCAACGACTCATATTTTACGTCCTCAGCTATCAATTCGTCTATCAAaatatctctttctttttttctagttTCTGCATTTATCAGTATGTTGGCAATCTTACTCATTGTTCGTTCCCTTCTTTTTAATTGTTCTTCGTAAAGGTTTCTCACTCTTTTAACTCTTTCATCGATTTCCTTTAAATACTTTTCGTCCTTGTAAAGTTTCTCCGCCTCAGCTGCCCTCTCCTCTTCCTCGCGAATTTGCTTGATTTCCTGAAAAATTAAACGTTCTCGCCTTAAGGTCTCAGCCAGTTGGTTTTTTCTCTCAAGCGTTTTAAGTTCTTCATGCTGTTCTCTTATTCTATCCATTTCTGTTAAGACTTCTCTCTCGTGGCGAGCTTCCTCCATCAACAaactcttctcttcttctttccgtTTCATCTGAATAGTCAGTTCTTTCCTGTAATCTTCCGACTTCTCGAGGCTCTCGGATCTTTGGCGAAGATCATCCTCGAGGACCGCCTGCTGTTCCAATCGCATCAGTTCTGCGGCTTGTTGTTTCCGTACATTCTCGATGTAACGCTCGGTCTCCCT
This DNA window, taken from Bombus terrestris chromosome 3, iyBomTerr1.2, whole genome shotgun sequence, encodes the following:
- the LOC105666864 gene encoding meiosis-specific nuclear structural protein 1: MQKGSKKEGTQQDTTKVRDYIAKLRRSSRNRESYDEIAELEAELRRAYITKELQAQILERETERYIENVRKQQAAELMRLEQQAVLEDDLRQRSESLEKSEDYRKELTIQMKRKEEEKSLLMEEARHEREVLTEMDRIREQHEELKTLERKNQLAETLRRERLIFQEIKQIREEEERAAEAEKLYKDEKYLKEIDERVKRVRNLYEEQLKRRERTMSKIANILINAETRKKERDILIDELIAEDVKYESLLKEEVENIQRKRMREELAANLKEQIVFTEQCKLRFVEQDRMFAEEIMRKIIEDEKTARLTAAARRRMQLQYREDLARLIETRRKIREEEIFNTQETAKEEKKREEANLERIKEDRKRLLEKHASNVGDFINKSALSEEEQKIIEQFT